The Christiangramia flava JLT2011 genome has a segment encoding these proteins:
- a CDS encoding M56 family metallopeptidase, with protein MLEYLLKSGACLLVFFSFYKLLLENERFLSFKRFYLLGMIVLSLVIPLITFSYTTTEPAIIRVVEDASWQTANTQALQVSFWEAYGANILISLYLVGFLFFLARFIRNFRNILEQVKNNEHLPDYRYIYVLLKKRLDPHSFLNYIFLNRSDFHNEQISEAVLEHEKAHVDQKHSLDLIFIEIIQVIFWFNPLIFFIKRSAKLNHEFLADEQVLKGETSAFDYSNILYQYTSRSFESSLSSSISHSLIKKRIIMISKEFSRKRFWLRLAIFIPVTTMCLYLFNNEIVAKPAATLIAEQPETMLAVQKTKTISVKVEEEDIWLNGKSVKLKNFAKAMDKLTSGWTTSEMQQPNFNVDFSNSSTPFINKLNAEYKKSKLAQVSGINFMAPPAPPAPAGNMPPPPPPARGENAEVAPPPPPNPAQVEVIEVVEDDPAPATKRVIEVIEDDEKLREDRIRLIEIREERREEMEQKRQELMEKQQELAEMRKELRENEELSKADREKAQSEIDQKQAEMREEMAHAREKMAKVRQEQREVARRHMQQDRARLRERPPHPPAPPRPEQMIDEIESSGGSFYLNGKKSTADEIRKVVKTNKDININVHKTEKTGAKMEVTTKED; from the coding sequence ATGTTGGAATATTTGCTGAAATCGGGTGCCTGTTTGCTGGTTTTCTTCAGTTTTTACAAACTCTTACTGGAAAATGAGCGTTTTCTGAGCTTTAAGCGTTTTTACCTTCTTGGAATGATTGTCCTGTCGTTGGTGATTCCGTTGATCACTTTCAGCTATACGACTACGGAACCAGCGATTATCCGAGTGGTAGAGGACGCTAGTTGGCAAACGGCAAATACTCAGGCGCTGCAGGTATCGTTCTGGGAAGCATACGGGGCTAATATATTAATAAGTCTTTACCTGGTTGGTTTCCTGTTTTTCCTGGCGCGTTTTATTCGGAATTTCAGGAATATTCTCGAGCAGGTCAAAAATAATGAGCACTTGCCAGATTACCGGTACATTTATGTGCTGCTGAAAAAAAGACTCGATCCACATTCTTTTCTGAATTATATTTTTCTAAATCGTTCCGATTTTCACAATGAGCAAATTTCCGAAGCAGTTCTCGAGCACGAAAAGGCGCACGTGGACCAAAAACATTCTTTAGATCTTATTTTTATAGAAATCATCCAGGTGATCTTCTGGTTCAATCCGTTGATCTTTTTCATCAAAAGATCGGCTAAGCTGAACCATGAATTCCTGGCAGACGAGCAGGTTTTAAAAGGAGAAACCTCGGCATTCGATTATTCCAATATCCTTTACCAGTATACATCAAGGAGCTTTGAAAGTTCGCTTTCCAGCTCCATCAGTCATTCATTAATCAAAAAACGAATTATTATGATTAGCAAAGAATTTTCACGGAAGCGATTCTGGCTTCGATTGGCCATTTTTATTCCGGTCACTACCATGTGCCTGTATCTTTTCAACAATGAGATCGTGGCAAAACCTGCGGCGACTTTGATCGCAGAGCAGCCTGAAACAATGCTGGCCGTTCAGAAGACTAAAACCATCAGTGTTAAAGTGGAAGAGGAGGATATCTGGCTCAATGGGAAGTCGGTTAAATTGAAGAATTTTGCCAAAGCCATGGATAAGCTTACGTCTGGATGGACAACTTCCGAAATGCAGCAGCCGAATTTCAATGTCGATTTTTCCAATTCTTCAACGCCATTCATTAACAAGCTGAATGCCGAGTACAAAAAGTCTAAATTAGCGCAGGTTTCTGGTATTAATTTTATGGCTCCTCCAGCACCGCCTGCTCCAGCAGGAAATATGCCACCGCCACCGCCGCCTGCTAGGGGTGAAAATGCCGAGGTGGCCCCACCGCCACCGCCAAATCCTGCACAGGTAGAGGTGATCGAAGTAGTGGAAGACGATCCTGCTCCCGCAACTAAACGTGTCATTGAAGTGATCGAGGACGATGAAAAGCTTCGGGAGGATCGCATAAGACTTATTGAAATTCGGGAAGAACGCCGGGAGGAAATGGAACAAAAACGCCAGGAGTTGATGGAGAAGCAGCAGGAGCTTGCCGAGATGCGTAAGGAATTACGAGAAAATGAAGAACTCAGCAAAGCCGATCGCGAAAAAGCGCAGTCTGAAATAGACCAAAAGCAGGCCGAAATGAGAGAAGAGATGGCTCACGCTCGTGAGAAAATGGCTAAAGTTCGCCAGGAACAGCGGGAGGTTGCGAGAAGGCACATGCAACAGGACCGGGCAAGATTACGCGAAAGACCGCCACACCCGCCGGCACCGCCCAGACCGGAGCAAATGATCGATGAGATCGAAAGCAGTGGAGGTTCGTTTTACCTGAACGGCAAAAAATCGACTGCTGATGAGATCAGGAAGGTGGTGAAAACCAATAAAGATATCAATATCAATGTTCATAAAACAGAGAAGACTGGTGCAAAAATGGAAGTGACAACGAAAGAAGACTAA
- a CDS encoding BlaI/MecI/CopY family transcriptional regulator, with product MELSNSEEQLMQMLWKKEKAFMKDLVDAYPDPKPAVTTVATLLKRMQDKNFVGYTQEGRSREYFPLVKKKDYFSNQMSGMIKNFFNDSASQFASFFTQETDLSEKELREIRKLIDERIKNK from the coding sequence ATGGAATTATCAAATTCGGAAGAACAGCTCATGCAAATGCTTTGGAAAAAAGAAAAAGCTTTTATGAAAGATCTAGTAGATGCTTATCCTGATCCAAAACCAGCTGTAACCACCGTGGCAACGCTCCTGAAAAGAATGCAGGACAAAAATTTTGTGGGCTACACTCAGGAGGGGCGTTCCCGGGAATATTTCCCATTAGTGAAGAAAAAAGACTATTTCTCGAACCAGATGAGTGGGATGATCAAGAATTTCTTTAATGATTCTGCCTCACAGTTCGCCTCTTTTTTCACTCAGGAAACAGACCTTTCAGAGAAGGAATTACGCGAGATCAGGAAATTGATAGACGAACGAATTAAAAACAAGTAG
- a CDS encoding nuclear transport factor 2 family protein, translated as MSLKPTKVVESFYQSNDKDAESIRQYLHPEAELSWYGTTGLKNLDVEGILGIRDELFSSFDSLRAEIEKIFAKKENVAVHFTYHVRTIENPDEEMPLAHFVAIWELKDGKLFRGVQVSQLGEEVEKSPWA; from the coding sequence ATGAGTCTAAAACCCACGAAAGTTGTTGAAAGTTTTTACCAGTCCAACGATAAGGACGCTGAAAGCATCAGGCAATATCTCCACCCCGAGGCCGAATTGAGCTGGTATGGCACTACTGGCTTGAAAAATCTTGATGTGGAAGGAATTTTGGGCATTCGGGATGAACTTTTTTCTTCTTTTGATTCGCTTCGTGCCGAAATTGAAAAGATTTTCGCTAAAAAAGAAAATGTCGCAGTTCACTTTACCTACCACGTACGTACAATTGAAAACCCGGATGAGGAAATGCCGCTGGCACATTTCGTGGCAATTTGGGAACTGAAGGACGGGAAATTATTCAGAGGGGTGCAGGTAAGCCAGTTAGGAGAAGAAGTAGAGAAAAGCCCCTGGGCATAA
- a CDS encoding UDP-3-O-(3-hydroxymyristoyl)glucosamine N-acyltransferase, which produces MKFPRQHSLKEIATLIDCEFVGDADFPVMGMNEIHVVENGDIVFVDHPKYYDKALKSQASIVLINKKVDCPEGKALLISDDPFRDFNKLSLHFKPFEPLEKMLADDLQIGSGTVIQPNVTIGKRVKIGKNCVIYPNVSIGNDCEIGDHVTIHSGTVLGGHAFYYKKRPEGFDKLLSCGKVIIEDHVEIGANCTIDRGVTGDTRIGAGSKMDNLIQIGHDTVIGKKCLIASQVGIAGCVVVGDEVTIWGQVGIRSDVHIAKGSVILAQSGIGKSTEENTTYFGSPAVEAREKMKELVAVKLIPKLIAKLK; this is translated from the coding sequence ATGAAATTTCCACGCCAGCATTCCTTAAAAGAAATTGCCACGCTCATAGATTGTGAATTTGTGGGGGATGCAGATTTTCCGGTTATGGGAATGAATGAAATTCACGTGGTCGAAAACGGTGATATCGTTTTTGTAGATCACCCGAAATATTATGACAAAGCCCTGAAATCTCAGGCCAGCATTGTCCTGATCAATAAGAAAGTAGATTGTCCTGAAGGAAAAGCTTTATTGATCTCTGATGATCCTTTCAGGGATTTCAATAAACTCAGCCTGCATTTCAAACCTTTTGAGCCGCTCGAAAAAATGTTGGCAGATGACCTGCAAATTGGGAGCGGTACCGTGATACAGCCGAATGTGACCATTGGTAAAAGGGTGAAAATTGGTAAAAACTGCGTGATTTATCCCAATGTAAGTATTGGAAACGACTGCGAGATCGGTGATCATGTCACTATTCACAGCGGGACTGTTCTTGGAGGTCATGCTTTTTATTATAAAAAAAGACCGGAAGGCTTTGATAAACTGCTATCCTGTGGGAAAGTGATTATTGAAGATCACGTCGAGATCGGCGCGAACTGCACGATAGATCGTGGCGTAACCGGAGATACCAGAATTGGGGCGGGCTCGAAAATGGATAATTTGATCCAGATTGGTCATGACACCGTAATTGGTAAAAAATGCCTGATCGCTTCACAGGTCGGCATTGCGGGTTGCGTTGTGGTAGGTGACGAAGTAACAATCTGGGGCCAGGTGGGGATTCGAAGCGATGTGCATATTGCCAAAGGATCGGTTATCTTAGCGCAAAGCGGAATTGGTAAATCTACGGAAGAGAATACCACTTACTTCGGAAGCCCGGCCGTTGAAGCACGTGAAAAGATGAAAGAATTGGTAGCTGTCAAACTAATTCCGAAATTGATAGCGAAATTAAAATAA
- the efp gene encoding elongation factor P — protein MATTSDIRNGLCIRYNHDIYKIVEFLHVKPGKGPAFVRTKLKSVTTGKVLENTFSAGHKIEEIRVETHKFQFLYEDGEFWHFMNVEDYTQIRLTENALDMPKLLKEGEVVTIQINTEDNMPLSVEMPASVILEVTHTEPGVKGNTATNATKPATVETGFEVNVPLFINEGDKIKIETEKGTYKERIKE, from the coding sequence ATGGCTACTACCAGTGATATCAGAAACGGACTTTGTATCCGCTATAATCATGACATCTATAAGATCGTGGAATTCCTTCATGTAAAACCAGGAAAAGGTCCTGCTTTCGTGAGAACTAAATTGAAAAGTGTGACCACCGGAAAGGTTTTGGAGAACACTTTTTCCGCAGGACACAAGATCGAGGAAATTCGAGTGGAAACTCATAAATTCCAGTTCTTATATGAAGATGGCGAATTCTGGCATTTTATGAATGTAGAAGATTACACACAGATTCGCCTGACCGAAAATGCGCTGGATATGCCAAAATTGCTGAAAGAAGGCGAAGTGGTGACGATCCAGATCAATACCGAAGACAATATGCCGCTTTCAGTAGAAATGCCGGCCAGTGTGATCCTGGAAGTAACTCATACCGAGCCAGGAGTGAAAGGAAATACGGCGACCAATGCGACGAAACCGGCAACTGTTGAAACCGGGTTTGAGGTAAACGTACCCTTGTTCATCAATGAAGGTGATAAGATCAAGATCGAAACTGAAAAAGGTACTTACAAAGAACGCATTAAGGAATAA
- the lpxA gene encoding acyl-ACP--UDP-N-acetylglucosamine O-acyltransferase, with protein sequence MNQPLAYVHPGAKIAKNVVIEPFATIHNNVVIGEGTWIGSNVTIMEGARIGKNCSIFPGAVISAVPQDKKFNDEDTLTIIGDNTTIRECVTINRGTTDRMKTVVGNNCWIMAYCHIAHDCIVGDNCIFSNNSTLAGHINVGEYVVLAGMAAIQQFCSIGKHAFVTGGSLVRKDVPPFVKAGREPLSYVGINSIGLRRRGFTTEKIREIQDIYRILYQKNYNNSQAVAIIEAEMQATAERDEILEFIKNSQRGIMKGYFSSN encoded by the coding sequence ATGAACCAACCTTTAGCATATGTGCATCCAGGTGCGAAAATCGCCAAAAATGTGGTGATCGAACCTTTTGCGACCATCCATAATAATGTGGTGATCGGCGAAGGTACCTGGATTGGTTCCAACGTAACAATCATGGAAGGGGCACGAATCGGGAAAAACTGTAGTATTTTCCCGGGAGCCGTGATTTCCGCCGTTCCTCAGGATAAAAAATTTAACGACGAAGACACACTTACGATCATTGGGGATAACACCACCATTCGTGAATGCGTGACCATCAATCGCGGGACGACAGATCGCATGAAAACAGTAGTGGGAAACAACTGCTGGATCATGGCATACTGCCACATTGCCCACGATTGTATTGTTGGTGATAACTGTATCTTTTCCAATAACAGTACCCTCGCCGGGCATATTAATGTTGGTGAATATGTGGTACTTGCGGGAATGGCTGCCATTCAGCAGTTTTGTAGCATCGGGAAGCATGCTTTTGTAACTGGTGGATCACTGGTTCGTAAGGATGTTCCTCCATTTGTAAAAGCCGGTCGTGAACCCCTTAGCTATGTAGGAATTAATTCCATCGGGTTGCGTCGTCGTGGTTTTACTACGGAAAAAATTCGCGAGATCCAGGATATTTACCGAATTCTTTATCAGAAAAATTATAATAATTCCCAGGCAGTTGCTATTATTGAAGCTGAAATGCAGGCTACTGCCGAACGTGATGAAATCTTAGAATTTATTAAAAACTCTCAACGAGGTATCATGAAAGGATACTTCAGTTCAAATTAA
- a CDS encoding bifunctional UDP-3-O-[3-hydroxymyristoyl] N-acetylglucosamine deacetylase/3-hydroxyacyl-ACP dehydratase, which yields MAENCSMQRTIKEEVSLEGVGLHTGKKVKLTFKPAAANSGYVFRRTDLEGNPEIEADVSYVVNTRRGTNLEKNGVMIQTSEHVLAACVGLEIDNIILELNASEPPIMDGSSKFFVEALEKAGVEVQDAQRDEFVVTDIICYRDEETGSEIIAMPAKEYQVTTMVDFGTKVLGTQNASIETLSQFKSEIADSRTFSFLHELEALLEHGLIKGGDLNNAIVYVDKEISEETMKKLRVAFNKDNISVKPNGILDNLTLHHPNEAARHKLLDVLGDLALVGTRIKGKIIANKPGHHVNTEFAKKLSKVIKAEKRNNVPKIDLSQPPLMDVNAIMDTLPHRSPFLLVDKIYELSENHVIGVKNVTMNEPFFVGHFPGKPVMPGVLQVEAMAQTGGILALKSVPDPENYLTYFMKIDNVRFKQQVVPGDTLIFKLELLAPIRRGICQMQAYAYVNGKLATEAILMAQIVKSK from the coding sequence ATGGCTGAGAATTGTTCCATGCAAAGAACTATTAAAGAAGAAGTTTCACTGGAAGGAGTGGGACTTCATACCGGTAAAAAGGTCAAGCTAACCTTTAAACCTGCGGCGGCCAATTCAGGCTATGTTTTTAGAAGAACAGACCTGGAAGGCAATCCGGAAATTGAGGCAGACGTTTCTTATGTTGTGAATACACGTAGAGGAACCAACCTGGAAAAAAATGGAGTAATGATCCAGACTTCGGAACACGTGCTTGCCGCGTGTGTGGGACTGGAGATCGATAATATTATTTTAGAGCTGAATGCTTCTGAACCGCCTATTATGGATGGTTCTTCCAAATTCTTCGTGGAAGCTTTGGAAAAAGCAGGAGTGGAAGTACAGGATGCTCAACGGGATGAATTTGTGGTAACTGATATTATTTGCTACCGTGACGAAGAAACCGGAAGCGAGATCATCGCCATGCCGGCAAAAGAATATCAGGTAACCACGATGGTAGATTTTGGAACCAAGGTTTTAGGAACACAAAATGCTTCAATTGAAACCCTGTCACAATTCAAAAGCGAAATTGCCGATTCCCGAACCTTCAGTTTTCTCCATGAATTAGAAGCGCTCCTGGAACACGGTCTTATAAAAGGCGGTGATCTGAATAACGCAATCGTGTATGTAGATAAGGAGATCAGCGAGGAAACGATGAAAAAACTACGCGTGGCCTTTAATAAAGATAATATTTCGGTCAAACCGAATGGGATCTTGGATAACCTGACCCTTCACCATCCTAATGAAGCGGCCCGTCATAAGCTGTTAGACGTTTTAGGAGACCTTGCTTTGGTAGGGACAAGAATCAAAGGGAAGATCATCGCGAACAAGCCGGGGCATCATGTGAATACGGAATTTGCCAAGAAACTTTCCAAAGTGATCAAAGCTGAAAAACGCAATAATGTTCCGAAGATTGATCTGAGCCAACCTCCATTGATGGATGTCAATGCCATTATGGACACCCTGCCACACCGCAGTCCGTTTTTGTTGGTAGACAAGATCTACGAACTTTCAGAAAATCATGTGATTGGTGTGAAAAATGTCACTATGAATGAGCCGTTTTTTGTAGGACATTTTCCGGGGAAACCGGTAATGCCGGGAGTACTTCAGGTAGAGGCGATGGCGCAGACTGGTGGGATTTTAGCACTGAAATCGGTTCCTGATCCTGAAAATTACCTCACCTATTTCATGAAGATCGATAATGTGCGTTTCAAGCAACAGGTGGTTCCGGGGGATACGTTGATTTTCAAACTGGAATTACTGGCACCAATCAGGAGAGGGATTTGCCAGATGCAGGCCTATGCCTATGTTAATGGGAAGCTCGCTACAGAAGCCATTTTGATGGCACAAATTGTAAAATCTAAATAA
- the lpxD gene encoding UDP-3-O-(3-hydroxymyristoyl)glucosamine N-acyltransferase: MKFTAAQIAEILDGEVEGNPEAEVSELAKIEEGSAGSLTFLSNPKYTSFLYTTNASITIINKDFEVDENVNTTLIKVKDAYKAFSTLLEYYNQIKLSKSGIEEPHYISGSATYGEGLYFGAFSYMGANVKIGENVKIYPNVYIGDNVKIGDNCVIFAGVKIYSESLIGNNVYIHSGAVIGADGFGFSPDDKGEYSKVPQIGNVIIEDNVDIGAATTIDRATLGSTIIREGVKLDNHIQIAHNVEIGKHTAIAAQTGVAGSTKIGQNCLIGGQVGIAGHLTIGDRVKIQAQSGIGRDVKDDEMLQGSPAISYSNYNKSYIHFKNLPQTMNTINKLEKKINNG, from the coding sequence ATGAAGTTTACAGCAGCGCAAATCGCGGAAATATTAGACGGGGAGGTAGAAGGAAATCCTGAAGCCGAAGTCTCTGAGCTGGCAAAGATAGAAGAAGGTTCTGCCGGCTCCCTTACTTTTTTGAGCAACCCGAAATACACCTCATTTTTATATACCACCAATGCTTCGATCACGATCATTAATAAAGATTTCGAAGTAGATGAAAACGTGAATACCACTTTGATCAAGGTAAAGGATGCTTATAAAGCCTTTTCAACCCTGCTCGAGTATTATAACCAAATCAAACTCAGTAAATCTGGGATCGAGGAACCTCATTATATCTCAGGTTCTGCCACTTATGGAGAAGGGCTTTATTTTGGGGCTTTTTCATATATGGGTGCCAATGTCAAAATTGGCGAAAATGTAAAGATTTATCCTAATGTATATATAGGAGATAATGTGAAAATTGGTGATAATTGCGTCATTTTCGCAGGCGTAAAGATTTATTCCGAATCTTTGATAGGTAACAACGTTTACATTCATAGCGGTGCAGTGATTGGAGCCGATGGTTTTGGCTTTAGTCCTGATGATAAAGGTGAATACAGCAAAGTGCCGCAAATTGGCAATGTGATCATTGAAGATAATGTGGATATTGGAGCAGCTACGACCATAGACCGGGCTACGCTCGGTTCCACGATCATTCGCGAAGGAGTGAAACTGGACAATCATATCCAGATCGCTCATAATGTGGAAATTGGCAAGCATACCGCCATTGCAGCGCAAACCGGTGTGGCCGGTTCCACGAAGATTGGTCAAAACTGCCTTATTGGAGGTCAGGTAGGCATCGCCGGTCATCTTACTATTGGCGATCGCGTGAAGATCCAGGCGCAATCTGGAATAGGCCGGGATGTGAAAGATGATGAAATGTTACAGGGTTCCCCTGCGATTTCATACAGCAATTACAATAAATCTTACATCCACTTTAAGAACCTCCCGCAAACCATGAACACCATAAACAAATTGGAAAAAAAGATCAATAATGGCTGA
- a CDS encoding HD domain-containing protein gives MASQSKLKILNDPIYGFITVPSDRIFKIIEHPYFQRLRRISQMGLSYLVYPGAHHTRFHHALGCVHLMQKAVRVLRYKGVEISAKEEEALLIAILMHDIGHGPFSHAMEHTLVEGVDHESISLLFMQDLNGKFNQSLTLAIDIFKGSYNRKFMNQLISSQLDMDRLDYLKRDSFYTGAVEGNINSERLITMLNVVDDQLVIEEKGIYSVEKFLIGRRLMYWQVYLHKTSLVAEQLIIRVLKRAKELISEGKELHCSTALSFFLNNPVTLENFDAKTLEMFARLDDNDVISAMKEWMHCEDFVLKNLCEMIINRDLLKVKIKKKKPSAEKMEERSLALQKKYGISEHEASYFVFDGKIENQAYKREKDNIHILHKNGKISDVVKVSDQFNLKALTNTVTKYYMCYPKVKD, from the coding sequence TTGGCTTCACAATCGAAACTCAAGATATTAAACGATCCTATTTACGGATTTATTACCGTTCCCAGCGACCGTATATTTAAGATCATTGAACACCCTTACTTTCAAAGATTACGCCGAATTTCCCAAATGGGACTTTCTTATTTGGTTTATCCCGGTGCCCATCACACCCGTTTTCACCATGCTCTTGGCTGCGTGCACCTCATGCAAAAAGCTGTTAGAGTGCTAAGATATAAGGGCGTGGAAATATCCGCAAAAGAAGAAGAGGCGCTGTTAATAGCCATTCTAATGCATGATATTGGGCATGGCCCTTTTAGTCATGCCATGGAACATACACTGGTGGAAGGAGTGGACCACGAGTCGATTTCCCTGCTTTTCATGCAGGATCTTAACGGAAAGTTTAACCAAAGTTTAACGCTTGCCATAGATATTTTCAAAGGCTCCTATAACCGGAAGTTCATGAACCAGCTAATTTCCAGTCAGCTTGACATGGACCGCCTGGATTACCTGAAGCGCGACAGTTTTTATACCGGTGCCGTGGAGGGCAATATTAACAGCGAGCGATTGATCACTATGTTGAATGTTGTGGATGATCAACTGGTAATTGAGGAAAAAGGCATTTATTCCGTGGAAAAATTTTTAATAGGCCGCCGATTGATGTATTGGCAGGTCTACCTGCATAAAACCAGTCTGGTTGCCGAACAATTGATCATTCGGGTCTTGAAGCGAGCGAAGGAATTGATCAGTGAAGGGAAAGAACTGCACTGCAGTACGGCGCTGTCTTTTTTTCTGAATAACCCCGTCACACTGGAAAATTTTGATGCCAAAACCCTGGAGATGTTCGCGAGGCTGGATGATAACGACGTGATTTCAGCAATGAAAGAATGGATGCATTGCGAGGATTTTGTGCTGAAGAACCTATGTGAAATGATTATCAACCGGGATTTGCTGAAGGTCAAAATCAAGAAGAAAAAACCTTCAGCAGAAAAAATGGAGGAACGCAGTCTGGCGCTTCAGAAGAAATACGGAATTTCAGAACATGAAGCTTCGTATTTTGTGTTTGACGGTAAGATTGAAAACCAGGCCTATAAACGTGAAAAAGACAACATCCATATTCTGCATAAGAATGGAAAGATTAGTGATGTGGTAAAAGTTTCAGATCAATTCAACCTGAAAGCGCTTACCAATACCGTGACCAAATACTATATGTGTTATCCGAAAGTTAAAGATTAA
- a CDS encoding response regulator — protein MNNIKILWVDDEIDLLKPHIMFLESKAYDVSTCRSGTEAIEQIEKENYDIVFLDENMPGLTGLETLAEIKEKRDTLPVVMITKSEEEYIMEEAIGSKIADYLIKPVNPKQILLSLKKNLDHSRLVSEKTTSSYQQEFRKIAMDMAQVNTWEEWAELYQKLVYWEIQLEDIEDSGMFEILESQKLEANNQFFKFISKNYEDWFQKDSEPPVMSHTLFRKKILPELSKEQPTLLIVVDNLRYDQWKVLEPIINNYYKKEREEPYYSILPTATQYARNAIFSGLMPSDMEKIYPEYWKNDPEEGGKNNYEADFLKEQLKRLGQDFKHEYHKISSLKAGRKLVDNFKTQKNNDLTVVVYNFVDMLSHSKTEMEVIKELASNDKSYRSLTQSWFKNSPLLEIIQKAQQLGFKLVLTTDHGTINVKNPSKVIGDKNTSLNLRYKTGKSLTYENKEVLAFEDPKKVHLPTINMSSSFIFAKEDLFFAYPNNFNHYVSYYKNTYQHGGVSLEEVVIPFVVLNPK, from the coding sequence ATGAACAATATCAAGATACTTTGGGTAGATGACGAGATAGATTTACTTAAACCCCACATCATGTTCCTTGAGTCCAAAGCTTATGACGTAAGCACCTGCCGCAGCGGAACGGAAGCCATCGAACAAATAGAAAAAGAAAATTATGATATTGTCTTCCTGGATGAGAATATGCCTGGTTTAACCGGCCTCGAAACACTGGCTGAAATCAAAGAAAAGCGAGATACTCTTCCGGTTGTGATGATCACCAAAAGTGAAGAGGAGTATATAATGGAAGAAGCCATTGGCTCCAAAATTGCCGACTACCTGATCAAACCTGTAAACCCTAAACAAATTTTACTCAGCTTAAAAAAGAATCTCGACCATTCTCGCCTGGTTTCTGAAAAGACCACTTCCAGCTACCAGCAGGAATTTCGAAAAATTGCAATGGATATGGCCCAGGTGAACACCTGGGAAGAATGGGCAGAGCTGTACCAAAAACTGGTTTACTGGGAGATCCAGCTCGAAGATATTGAGGATTCAGGAATGTTTGAGATTCTGGAATCGCAAAAACTGGAAGCTAATAATCAGTTCTTTAAATTTATTTCTAAAAATTATGAGGACTGGTTTCAGAAAGATTCAGAACCCCCAGTGATGTCTCACACTCTTTTCAGAAAAAAGATCCTTCCGGAATTGAGCAAAGAACAGCCAACACTTTTAATCGTAGTTGATAATTTAAGGTATGACCAGTGGAAAGTGCTCGAACCAATTATCAATAATTATTATAAGAAAGAGCGCGAAGAACCTTATTACAGTATCCTGCCTACCGCCACCCAGTATGCCAGAAATGCCATTTTCTCCGGACTCATGCCTAGCGACATGGAAAAGATCTACCCGGAATACTGGAAAAATGACCCGGAAGAAGGTGGGAAAAACAATTATGAAGCTGATTTTCTAAAAGAACAATTAAAGCGCCTGGGGCAGGATTTCAAACATGAGTATCACAAAATAAGCAGTTTAAAAGCTGGGAGAAAGCTGGTTGATAATTTCAAAACACAAAAAAACAATGATCTTACAGTTGTAGTTTACAATTTTGTAGATATGCTCTCCCACTCCAAAACCGAAATGGAGGTGATCAAAGAATTGGCTTCCAATGACAAATCTTATCGCAGTCTCACACAAAGCTGGTTTAAAAACTCTCCTTTGCTGGAAATTATTCAGAAGGCTCAACAGCTAGGATTTAAGCTTGTACTCACAACAGATCACGGTACGATTAACGTAAAGAATCCTTCCAAGGTGATTGGAGACAAGAATACCAGTTTGAATTTAAGGTATAAAACAGGAAAAAGTCTGACCTACGAAAATAAAGAAGTACTGGCTTTTGAGGATCCTAAAAAAGTGCACCTTCCTACTATTAATATGAGTAGTTCATTCATTTTCGCAAAAGAGGATTTATTCTTTGCTTACCCTAATAATTTCAACCACTATGTGAGTTATTACAAAAATACGTATCAGCATGGTGGGGTTTCATTGGAGGAAGTTGTAATCCCCTTTGTAGTCCTAAATCCAAAATAA
- the tsaE gene encoding tRNA (adenosine(37)-N6)-threonylcarbamoyltransferase complex ATPase subunit type 1 TsaE, with product MELTYRLQELDKAVEQILQNTKSKTLLFYGEMGAGKTTLIKKLVAALGVQDPVSSPTFSLVNHYESDEGSVFHFDFYRIEDETEALDIGLEDYLSSGEWNLIEWPEKVENLLGENTQKLHLKWLSENTRMLKFC from the coding sequence ATGGAGTTAACCTATAGACTTCAAGAACTGGATAAAGCCGTTGAGCAGATTCTGCAGAACACAAAAAGTAAGACTTTACTTTTCTACGGTGAAATGGGTGCTGGCAAGACCACTTTGATCAAGAAGCTGGTAGCAGCCCTGGGAGTACAAGATCCCGTCTCCAGTCCTACGTTTTCTTTAGTAAACCATTACGAGTCAGACGAGGGCTCTGTCTTTCATTTTGATTTTTACCGAATCGAAGATGAAACAGAAGCTTTAGACATTGGCCTGGAAGATTATTTGTCTTCCGGAGAATGGAATTTAATTGAGTGGCCGGAAAAAGTGGAGAACCTTTTGGGGGAAAACACCCAAAAACTGCACTTAAAATGGCTTTCTGAAAACACTCGAATGTTAAAGTTTTGTTAA